CTAGGGTCAACAGAAGTAATTTCTAGGCAGTAGCACACCACAGAGTTGGCGGCGGAGCCTCGGCCCTGATAGAGAATACCTTGCTGTTTAGCAAACATCACTATGTCGTGAATAGTTAAAAAATAAAATGGGTAATTGAGCTCTTCAATTAACGCCAGCTCTTTATCTATGGTGGCTTGAATCTCTTCAGGTACACCTTGTTTAAACCGAGTTCGTTTGCCATGTTCTACCAGCGCTTTGAGGTAACTGATCGGGGTATGACCGTCAGGCACAAGCTCACTTGGGTACTCATATCGCAGCTCACTCAAATCAAATCGACAGCGTTTGGCGATGTTCACGCTCTCTTGCAGCCATTCAGGCTTGAACAGCTTGGCCAGTTTCTCTTGGCTACGCAGGCAGCGTTCGCCATTGGTCAGCCTTTTATCAGCGAGTGCATCAACCGTACAACCATGCTTGATGGCGCTTAAGGTGTGTTGAAGAGGCAGACGAGTGGCGGTGTGCATTAAGACGCCACCACAGGCAGTAATGGGTAGATCCAACTCGCGAGCTAAACCTTGGCAATGAGTGATATAGGCGTGGTCATCAGCCGCCAAATGACGCTGTAATCCCAGCCATAAACGATAGTTGTGATGCTGCGCTAGCCATTGTCCCCACTGCTTATCACTGCCACTATGGTTGGGCAACCAGAGCAGCAAGCAATGTTTAATCGACATTAAATCCCACTCAGACAACTGGTAATCGCCTTTATCACAACGACGGCGCGCATTGGTAATAATGCGACACAGCTCGGCATAAGCAGCGCGATTCGGACACAGCAGTACCACTTGGCACTCTTGGTTAAGCCAAAACATGCTGCCGATGATCAGTTCGATATTAAGTTGGTGCTGTTTGATGGTGCTGTAGGCTCGGACCACACCTGCAACGGAGCATTCATCGGTGATTGCCAGTGCCTGATAACGCAAAAAGTCGGCCTGTAAGATCAGCTCTTGAGCATGCGAAGCGCCAGTCAAAAATGAAAAATTACTCTGGCAGAACAGTTCTGCGTAAGCCATCCATCTCTCCTTATTAACTGAACAAGCCGTGCACAAACCAATGCTGGTTTTGGTTGCGAAATACCCATAACCAGCGCCCATGCTCGCTGCGTGCAATGAAGTAATCGCGGGTGATATCGTCACCATCCCACCACCCGCTGACAATTCGCTCTGGCCCTAGAATTAATTTGACCTGTTCGGTCAACGGCTGTGGCTCGGTGAGGAGAAAATTAGGCCGTAGCCGCTTTGTGGCTGAAGGGGCAGATATGCGTTGAGTGGGGTCGGATAGCAAAGTGGCTCTTTCTGGTCGCGGATCAGAATGGGAAGCCACTTTACACACTTGCTCTTTACCCAGTTTGGCTTGCAGTAAGCCTATCAGCTCAAGCTCACTTTGTGCCCCTTGCTGGCGATTAAATAAATCGGCACTGGTCGACTCGAGCTCACCACTGCGTATTAAACGCAGCGTTAACCCTTGAACCGGCGCATCAAGTTGCAGCGATTCCATCGTTAACTGACACAAAGTCATCCAGCGCGTTGCTAGGTAGTCGCCACTGGCGGAGTAGAAACGCAAAGAGGCCTTGGGATGATCGCGCTGCTCCAGTATCAATTCCAGCTCGTAGGCCACTTGATTACGCAGGGTAAGAAACACCTCCAATTGATTTAATAAAGTCCCCAGTGGTTTTTGAAGCCATTGAATATTTTCGATATCAAACAGCAACTCTCGGTAGCGCTCAAAGCGTTCGGGTGGGTGGTAGAAGTCGATGGGATGTTTAAATTGACCCATTAACCGCCCAGCATAGTTAACCAGTTCAATATCAAAACGGCGTGCAAGTTCTGGCATCGGCATCGCTAAAAGATCGCTTAATGTTTGGATTCCAACCCGCTGCAGTTTATCGATCAACTTGTGATTCAATTCGGTCGCTTGGAGTGGGAAGCCGCCGAGCTGCTTCATGATTTGCTCTTTATCTAGCGTGATCTGGTCGGTTGCTGACTTAGCCAGCAGCATCGCCGAAAGTGGAGAGAAGCCGCTGGCATAATGGTAGTTGAGCCCAAGAGACTGAAGATGGGACGACACCTTTTGCCAATAGGGAAGCAGACCGCCGTAGAGCGATAGCATATTGGTCACCTTAAGCAGTACCCCCTGAGGAGGGAATAAGCTGATATCAGAGGTGACCATGTATAACCACTGAGCGATATTGAGCAACGTTTGCTGCTCTGCCTCGGCATCATAGGGGTGAACCTGTAAGTTATGACACAGTGCACTGGCGCTGCCTAACCCCATGCCGACTTGGATGCCTTGCTGCTGTGCTGATGGATTACATTGCACAATGGTAAACCTGTGGTTGTCGACAATCGCGATCGGTAAGTGGTGCTGATCGGTAAAAAGGGCGTCGAGCTGCAAGGTGGCAAAGTGCAGATAGATCCAACTGTGCATAACTAACCTTGTTGACGCAGAGGAAAGGGGATGACAACAGGGTCTTCTTGTGGTCTTAAGGTCAAACTTGGCCATTGTGAGCGCCAGTCGAGCACGAAGCTGCCTTGTGGCCAACCCCCTTTACGTTTGGTAATGGTCACTTCAATGCCTAACGCGTGCGGTAGCAAGGTCATACTTAAGCTAACAGGCAGCGAAAATAGGCTTTTGTTTGCGGTTTTGAATAAGAAATGTAAGCAGTGACCATGTTCGCTGGCGACTTGTAGTCGTCGAGCTTGGTGCACTTCAAGTTCGGGATGCCACAGCAGTACGTTGCTACATGCTCCCGAGCGTAAACATTGTTCTGCTGCCCATAGTGCTTCTTTATCGCTTTTCGGATAGATAATCAGTAGTTGGTTGCAATCCAATCCTTCATTGATGAATTGTTCAGCACAGAGATGACCAGGCGGTTGAATAAAGACCGATAAACGCCGTTGACTGGTGTTTTTTAGATGCGGCAGCAGTAAGCGCAGTTCACCAATACCTGTTGCACCTTGCAGTTCCACCACACCATGAGTGGGAAAACCACCCGATAGTTTTTGATCGAGAAGATCGTAACCAGTAGGGTGATAATCCTGTTGCTTAGGTGCCTGATTTCCAGACCAAAGCCATTGTTTTTGCTTAAGATTTTCTATTAATTCATACATAACAAAACACCTGTATATATGTACAGTATAATTAATTATCTATGATCAGCAAGAGAAGAAAGGATCGAGCGGATACAAAAACGCCTTGTGTTGAGCAAAAGCCAACACAAGGCGCTGTTATTTCTAAAAAAGCGTTAGCGACTATTTTTTCGGTTGTGCATCAATACACTGACCATTAACCGCTTTACCTTCCGGTGCCATCAAGTAGAGATACAGTGGCATGATTTGCTGTGGCGTTTTAAGTAAATCAGTATCTTCGGCAGGATACGCTTTAGCACGCATTGCGGTACGAGTGGCGCCTGGGTTAATCGCATTCACGCGAATCGTGGTGTCGCTGAGCTCATCTGCCAGGACTTGCATCATCCCCTCAGTGGCAAATTTAGACATCGCGTAGGTGCCCCAAAAAGCACGACCACTATGACCGACAGTCGACGAGGTAAAGATGATTCGAGCATCGTCCGACTTATGCAATAACGGTAGCAGTGCTTGAGTCATCAGAAACTGCGCTTTAACGTTTACCTGCATAATATCGTCGTAAGTATCTTCACCGATTTGATCAAATGGGCTGATCACACCGAGTAAGCTCGCATTGTGTAGCACGCCGTCTAAACGACCAAATTGGCCTTCAATAGTATCAGCCATATCAAGGTAATTTTGTTTAGTGGCGCCTTTCATATCGAGCGGAATGATCGCAGGTTGCGGGTAACCCGCCGCTTCAATTTCATCATAAGTCTGTTCCAGTTTTTTCACTGTGCGGCCAAGGAGAATGACCGTCGCACCATGCTCGGCGTAAGAGAGCGCCGCCTGCTTGCCGATGCCTGCTCCTGCACCTGTGACGAGAATGACTTTACCTTTTAGGGCATCTGAAGAAACAGCATATTCCACGATGTGTATCCTTTTGTAATGATCTGCTTTATGAATCCATAAGTTGGTGGTTACAATACACTAATTCGCACATGAGAGGATAATCACATTGGAATTTTTATTAGACTATGGGCTGTTTTTAGCCAAGATTGTGACTGTCGTAGTCGCGATTATCGCGATTTTAGTGATAGCGAAAGCAGTAGGCAGCAAGAGTGGTGCGGCGAAAGGTGAACTAGAAATCACCAACCTGACTGAACAACACAAGCAGACAGTAGAGCAGCTAGAACACCACCTGCACGACAGTGCGTTTATGAAAGCGCGCGACAAAGCTGAGAAAAAACTCGAAAAAGAGAAAAACAAAACTCGCGAAAAAGAGATTAAGCAAGCGGCGAAACAGGGCGATTTAGAAAGCAAACGCGAGCCGCACCTTTTTGTGCTCGACTTTAAGGGTAGCATTGATGCGAAAGAAGTCGCGTCGCTACGCGAAGAAGTGACCGCGATTCTTGCGGTTGCCCGAGAAGGGGACGAAGTGCTACTGCGCTTGGAGTCTGGCGGCGGCATGGTACACGGTTATGGCTTGGCATCGTCGCAACTCGACCGTATTAAAGCCGCAGGCCTGACCTTGACGATTGCCGTCGATAAAGTAGCGGCCAGCGGTGGCTATATGATGGCCTGCATTGCCGACAAAATTGTCTCGGCGCCGTTCGCGATTGTCGGCTCAATTGGTGTGATTGCCCAACTGCCTAACTTTAATAAGGTACTGAAAAAGTATGATATTGAATATGAGCAACTCACGGCAGGGGAGTACAAACGTACTCTGACTATGTTTGGCGAAAACACCGACAAAGCACGTGAAAAGTTCAAGCAAGAACTAGAAGAGACGCACGGCTTGTTCAAAGACTTTATCCGCGAGCGTCGACCAGCATTGGATCTTGATAAAGTTGCCACGGGTGAGCACTGGTTTGGTACTACCGCTCACGAGCTAGGTTTGGTCGACGAGATCAAAACTTCAGACGATATCGTAGTGGCAGCGTGCAAAGACAAAACCGTGCTGGCGATCCACTATGTTGAGAAGAAGAAACTGACATCAAAGCTGGCAGGCCTAGCGGGCGAAGCCGCCGATAATGTGCTGATGAAGTTGATTGATCGAGGCCAACGGCCGATTGTCTAATCAATAATAAAAAACGCTCATCCTTTGATGAGCGTTTTTTTAGATTGAGTGCTACGTAAACCGTTCAGTCAAGTAATCAATGAAAACACGAACCCGCTTCACTCTTTGGCTATTTTGCGTGAAGTAGAGGTATAGGCCGGGATAGGTGGTCCACTTGTCTTCAAGCACGGGTAACAGCTGTCCACTTTTAAACTCAGTGTTAAGCGCGGGAGCGACCAGTCTGCCAATACCTAATCCTTCTTTGGCGGCATCAATCATCAAATCAGTGTCATTGACGACCAGAGCGTAGGGGATTTCGACACGAACTTGTTGGCCATTCTCAGTTAGGTTAAGTTGAGCATACTTATTTGATGTGATGAACCGATACTGGATCAGCTTATGTCTGCTTAAGTCTTGCAGTGATTGCGGAGTACCGAATTTCTGTAAGTAGTCAGGCGAAGCAAATAGCGCTTCTTTCATCGGTTCAGTGAGTTTCTTGGCGACCATACCTTGTTCGAGAATGTTGCCAAAACGAATGCCTAAATCAATACCTTCTTTGACAATGTCGAGTGTCGCGTCGGAGATGGAGAGTTCCAATTCTATTTGTGGATATTGACGGCAAAAGTCGGCAAATATGGCTTTCAGATAGGTGTTGTAGACGAATTTGGGCACCGTGATACGGAGGTGACCACTTGGCTCCTCGGTAAGCTCCTGAACACTTTCAACGGCGTAGGTGAGCGACTCCATTGCGGCCTGAGTTCGTTCATGGAGCTGACGCCCAGCATCAGTGAGCTCTATTTTTCGTGTTGTACGATTGAACAGGGTGAGACCAATATTCTCTTCGAGCAGTTTCAAGGACTGGCTAACTGACGGAGCCGCCATCTCTAATTTCCTCGCCGCACCGCGAATACTTCCCTCTAGCACTATCGCTTGGAACACTTGTAGTTGGTTATAGGTAGTGCCCTTCATAGGGTTAAACTCAATTGTTAGGTTTTGCCTAATTAAAAAATAAAATTTACCACTCTACAAGCAATTAATAAGTCGGAGTAAAGTGACTTTATCCAATACAAGTAGTGCTTAATCTTCTTAGGAGCGAATTATGAGCAAAATTGTCGTCATTTCTGGTCACCCAAATTTAGAGGCATCTTATACCAATAAAGTGATTTTAGATCAGCTTGAACAGCAGCTTGAAAGCGTGGATGTTCGCCGCTTGGATACGCTATACCCCGACTATCAAATCGATGTCGAAGTAGAACAAAAAGCGCTACTTGAAGCACAAGTGGTGATCTTTCAGTTTCCGTTTTACTGGTATTCAGTACCCGCGCTGCTGAAAAAATGGATTGATGATGTATTTAGCTTCAACTTTGCTTACGGCCCTGAGGGTGACAAGCTAAAGGGGAAAGACTTTATCATCTCAACGACTATCGGTGGTCCGGCGGAATCTTACAATCCTTTGGGTTATAACCACTTTACGGTCGAGCAAATGCTGCACCCGCTTCAGCAGCTGGCATATCTAGCGGGTATGAACTATCACCAGCCCGTTTACACCAATGGAATGGTTTATATTCCCGGTGTTTACAACACACAACAAGGGGTCGAAGAGAAAGCTCGCGATCATGCAAAGCGTATCTCGCAGCAGGTGGCGCGTCTGTTGGAATCGCCAGAAGCGAAAATCACCGCCTTGGTTAAAACTTGGTTTGAGCAGATGGACAAGCTTGAAGGAGACTGCGGTGCTTTCCACCCGATGTTGCGCAATGATGTGGTTATTACGGTACCGGAAGGTGAGTTTAACGGGATTGCTGGATTTAACGATTG
The sequence above is drawn from the Vibrio sinaloensis genome and encodes:
- a CDS encoding Y-family DNA polymerase → MHSWIYLHFATLQLDALFTDQHHLPIAIVDNHRFTIVQCNPSAQQQGIQVGMGLGSASALCHNLQVHPYDAEAEQQTLLNIAQWLYMVTSDISLFPPQGVLLKVTNMLSLYGGLLPYWQKVSSHLQSLGLNYHYASGFSPLSAMLLAKSATDQITLDKEQIMKQLGGFPLQATELNHKLIDKLQRVGIQTLSDLLAMPMPELARRFDIELVNYAGRLMGQFKHPIDFYHPPERFERYRELLFDIENIQWLQKPLGTLLNQLEVFLTLRNQVAYELELILEQRDHPKASLRFYSASGDYLATRWMTLCQLTMESLQLDAPVQGLTLRLIRSGELESTSADLFNRQQGAQSELELIGLLQAKLGKEQVCKVASHSDPRPERATLLSDPTQRISAPSATKRLRPNFLLTEPQPLTEQVKLILGPERIVSGWWDGDDITRDYFIARSEHGRWLWVFRNQNQHWFVHGLFS
- the imuA gene encoding translesion DNA synthesis-associated protein ImuA; translation: MYELIENLKQKQWLWSGNQAPKQQDYHPTGYDLLDQKLSGGFPTHGVVELQGATGIGELRLLLPHLKNTSQRRLSVFIQPPGHLCAEQFINEGLDCNQLLIIYPKSDKEALWAAEQCLRSGACSNVLLWHPELEVHQARRLQVASEHGHCLHFLFKTANKSLFSLPVSLSMTLLPHALGIEVTITKRKGGWPQGSFVLDWRSQWPSLTLRPQEDPVVIPFPLRQQG
- a CDS encoding YciK family oxidoreductase; its protein translation is MEYAVSSDALKGKVILVTGAGAGIGKQAALSYAEHGATVILLGRTVKKLEQTYDEIEAAGYPQPAIIPLDMKGATKQNYLDMADTIEGQFGRLDGVLHNASLLGVISPFDQIGEDTYDDIMQVNVKAQFLMTQALLPLLHKSDDARIIFTSSTVGHSGRAFWGTYAMSKFATEGMMQVLADELSDTTIRVNAINPGATRTAMRAKAYPAEDTDLLKTPQQIMPLYLYLMAPEGKAVNGQCIDAQPKK
- the sohB gene encoding protease SohB, translated to MEFLLDYGLFLAKIVTVVVAIIAILVIAKAVGSKSGAAKGELEITNLTEQHKQTVEQLEHHLHDSAFMKARDKAEKKLEKEKNKTREKEIKQAAKQGDLESKREPHLFVLDFKGSIDAKEVASLREEVTAILAVAREGDEVLLRLESGGGMVHGYGLASSQLDRIKAAGLTLTIAVDKVAASGGYMMACIADKIVSAPFAIVGSIGVIAQLPNFNKVLKKYDIEYEQLTAGEYKRTLTMFGENTDKAREKFKQELEETHGLFKDFIRERRPALDLDKVATGEHWFGTTAHELGLVDEIKTSDDIVVAACKDKTVLAIHYVEKKKLTSKLAGLAGEAADNVLMKLIDRGQRPIV
- a CDS encoding LysR family transcriptional regulator, translating into MKGTTYNQLQVFQAIVLEGSIRGAARKLEMAAPSVSQSLKLLEENIGLTLFNRTTRKIELTDAGRQLHERTQAAMESLTYAVESVQELTEEPSGHLRITVPKFVYNTYLKAIFADFCRQYPQIELELSISDATLDIVKEGIDLGIRFGNILEQGMVAKKLTEPMKEALFASPDYLQKFGTPQSLQDLSRHKLIQYRFITSNKYAQLNLTENGQQVRVEIPYALVVNDTDLMIDAAKEGLGIGRLVAPALNTEFKSGQLLPVLEDKWTTYPGLYLYFTQNSQRVKRVRVFIDYLTERFT
- a CDS encoding NAD(P)H-dependent oxidoreductase encodes the protein MSKIVVISGHPNLEASYTNKVILDQLEQQLESVDVRRLDTLYPDYQIDVEVEQKALLEAQVVIFQFPFYWYSVPALLKKWIDDVFSFNFAYGPEGDKLKGKDFIISTTIGGPAESYNPLGYNHFTVEQMLHPLQQLAYLAGMNYHQPVYTNGMVYIPGVYNTQQGVEEKARDHAKRISQQVARLLESPEAKITALVKTWFEQMDKLEGDCGAFHPMLRNDVVITVPEGEFNGIAGFNDWYKMLRETFKPNSAHRLEQVVVNPKADEYYAEIRVRLTAETTQGEHINVLVNEEWKVDLASGEPRIVTYKVEPVVS